GACATTTCCACAAGTTTAGCTGCAGCTTCAGCAGTACCACCTGTCGCTATTAAATCATCTATTATTAAAATTGAATCGTCCTTATCAATTGAATCTTTGTGTACTTCAATAGTTGCCGTTCCATACTCTAGTTCAAAATCAACAGAATGAGTTTCAGCAGGAAGTTTATTCTTTTTCCTAAACATAATAAAAGGTTTTTTAAGTAAATAAGAAACTGCAGAGGCAAATACAAATCCTCTTGATTCAATTGCTGCTATTTTATCAATTTTATAACCTTTTGATCTTGCAATTATTTGGTTAATGCACTCTTCAAATGCATTCGCATCTTTAATCAATGTTGTAATATCTCTAAATAAAATTCCTTTTTTTGGATAATCTGGAATAGACCTAATATAATCTTTTAAATTCATAATATTAATATATTTATATCT
The nucleotide sequence above comes from Candidatus Pelagibacter giovannonii. Encoded proteins:
- a CDS encoding adenine phosphoribosyltransferase, with translation MNLKDYIRSIPDYPKKGILFRDITTLIKDANAFEECINQIIARSKGYKIDKIAAIESRGFVFASAVSYLLKKPFIMFRKKNKLPAETHSVDFELEYGTATIEVHKDSIDKDDSILIIDDLIATGGTAEAAAKLVEMSNAKIAAFVFAINLFDLGGSDNLVKKGYRVENLIDFPGH